The genomic stretch TCGCTACGCAAGGACTCCCCACAAGCGCCCAGCACGCTCTCGCAGTAGCAGCGAGCGAGCGTGCCGAGGGAGTGAGAGGTGCGGAGCAGTCGCCGGCGTCGACCTTCGTTGTCGGAGATGAAGGAGAGAAGCGGCTCCAGGGCGGCGGTGGACGAGCGCTACGCGCAGTGGAAGTCGCTCATCCCCGTCCTCTACGACTGGTTTGCTAACCACAACCTCGTCTGGCCATCCCTCTCCTGCCGGTAAACTTCCTCTGCCCAACGCACCTCCTTCCGGCTCGCCCTTTCGGTCGTTTCGTGCCCGTAGCCACCGTTTCCCTGAAGATTCCTGCTGGATTAGGGTTTTGATGGGGGTGAGATGGAGTAGGGCGTGGTTTGTGTCTAGGGTTTTGATCCGGGGTTGTACTTGCGGTCACTCTAGATCTGTCCCATGGTTGGTGCCTTGGTGGGAATGGCGTGGGAAGGGGCGGGAATGATGAGCCTGGATGGTGGATTAGCGTTTTGTGATGCTAGGGTTTATGGGTGGGTGGGTTTTGGCGGGTCACTGTTTGACAGTTTGAGGGGGTAGAAGTTGTGTTCATGTTTTATTAACTTATTATTTGCTGCGGGGACTTGTTCAATTCGAACAAAATCCCTGAAAATTCGTAATGTACCAAATTCTTTCCAAACAAATCTTATGGTTTGATGGTTAGTGGATTGGTAcatgtccttttttttttgccttcaTATGATTACTTCCTATTGATTATAGTGGGGACATGATTTTGGTCATGCACCTTATGTGCATGAGTGTATCAGATTTGTGCTTGTGCAGCATTCTGTTATCTCACAAAATAATTTGAAACTAATGATAAATATTTGCACATTGCACATTAACTGCTTTTTGTAATATGCTTGCCCCCTCCTCCATGTGACTCTGCAACTAATGATACTGATATCTGGTTGTTGGGTAACAGGTGGGGGCCACAGTTTGAGAAAGCTACCTACAAGAATCGTCAACGCCTTTACCTATCTGAGCAGGCAAGTGCATCTGCAAGCATATATTATTTTATATCAGTTTGAAGAAGCAAATGCTATCGATGCTTAGGTTTTTATTTGCTGATGAGTATGCATGCTATCATTATTGGAGCTAGCTAACTCTGGAGTTGCTTTTGTGCTATGGTTTCAGACGGATGGGAGTGTGCCTAATACTCTAGTTATCGCAAACTGTGAAGTTGTGAAGCCACGGGTTGCAGCTGCTGAACATATCTCGCAGGTTAGTTATTGTTTGTTGCATTGATTACAATTGTGTTTGGAGAAAGCAGAAATGCATTAAATTTAGCTGCATGTCTTGTGGTGTTTCTTTGATCTTTGATTCCAGTTCTCATCTCAACATAATCAGAAACTTAAGACTTTTTCCAGTcagagttatgtctaaactgCACTAAAATGGTTCCATATCTAAGAACGCATCATATGGATTTTCATGGCTTGTGCCTTTATGTCAACTCATTTGTCCTGTATTTTTTATACATCTGGATACAACCACTACACACGGACTATGGAGATCTAAGGTCAAAGGGGAAAAATGGTCATAAACCCACCCATATTTAGATGTCACTCTTTCAAAACATATAAACCCACCTTAACTGCTCTATTTACATTGGCCTTTTCTGCATTTCAAAGTAAATGCTGTACAATAGTGCTCACTAGATATCTACATTCCTTTTGCAGTTTAACGAGGAAGCACGATCACCTTTTGTTAAGAAGTACAAGACCATAGTTCATCCTGGTGAAGTAAGTGTTATTTTATATTGAAATTGgcctttttaattttttttattagtctaCTTTTTACATGTTGCTCATGCAGATCCTACAATGTGGCCACTGTGTATTGGCTTCTCAACCTTGTTCCTCAGCTTGCTTTCATATTTGAATTGTAGTTATACGATGCTTTGTATGTTTTGTTAAACCAGATGGTTGATGCATTTGTGTCTTTACCTTGCAAACAGGTTAACAGAATCAGGGAGCTTCCACAGAACAGTAAGATCATAGCCACTCACACTGACAGTCCAGATGTATGTACAGACCTTTATACTGCTGTCTAATTCTTGTGAGGCATAATGGGTTGCAATTTTATGGGTGTCAACCTTTTACCCATTGTCATTCAGGTACTTATTTGGGATGTTGAAGCACAGCCAAATAGACATGCCGTCCTAGGAGCTTCTGAATCTCGCCCTGATCTGGTACGATTCATTGTTTAGTTCTATGTGCTAGATGTACTCTTTTTTTGGCAGATGGCTTACTAGCATCTACTGTCTGTCAGATATTAACGGGACATAAGGAAAATGCGGAATTTGCGCTTGCTATGTGCCCAGCAGAACCATATGTCCTATCAGGAGGTTAGCCTATTTTCATCTTGTATGTTTGTCTTTTCCTACTCCTCTTTTGGGAGTCAACTATTTATCTAGTTTGTTTGGACGTCTCAAGCGCAAGCCATAGCTTCAAATTAAGTCTGGTCGAATGGAAATATGTTCCTTTATTGGCAAGTGTCCTTACCCTTAGGATGTGTATCTTTCTTCACAAAAATGTATATGTTCTGCTACCTGTTGCATTTAGTTAGTCATTAGTCAATCTTGTTCCCTAGGATTTGTCATTTGTCTCAACCCATTTTATGCCTAAATCTGTGCAGCAGCGTCTTTTTAACTCCAATTGACTATGTTCTCTTTTCGAATAGAAATTGAGTCAAATTTGTTATTGAGAGTTGGATACTGTCTATGTACACTGTGGCACTTTGTTGGGACTGAAGGTAGCTCTGTTATTTaagattaagatcttgtgccatgAGGTTGTTCTTTATGGTGCTCTCAAGTGTTAGTTATCTTATTATATTAGACTAGATTTGTCATAACAGTTAATGATTGAATTATTTGTCTCCAAACAAGTAATAAATGTTCCTGAACTCACGTTTgtgtttgatttttttattgAGATTATGCAATTGTGTTGCTTGGGCCCCTCCCAGACTTGTGAACTCAACTTTTGATTTCATGGAAACCAGTGCATGCAATTGTGAGCAGGTTCGATCCTGATTTAGCTATCTGATAGAATGATAGATAGCATGTCAACTTTAAGTCACAtggaaaaaaaattagaattgAACCTTAGTTGTCAGCACACCATATCAGCCTATGTAATAACCATGTGGTTAAGCTCAGTTTAGACCTAAGATGATTTGCATGAAAAACTTTTGGGACTGCGCAGTTCTGTTTTCCAGCTATACAGATCCTATGAAAATGGCAGTCCTTTTTCGAAATCTATTGATTATTGTGCTTTGATATGATAACCTGTGTTTTGTTAACTTAAATAGGAAAGGACAAATCTGTTGTCTTGTGGAGCATCCAAGACCACATATCTGCCCTTGGGGATTCCTCGTCTTCTCCTGGAGCATCTGGCAGCAAGCAGTCTGGTAAATCTGCAACTGAAAAGGAGAGCCCTAAAGTTGATCCTAGAGGTATATTCCACGGACATGACAGCACTGTTGAAGATGTTCAGTTCTGCCCTTCCAGGTAAAAAGTGTTATATATTTTTCTGGTTGCCTTCAAAACAATGGATGGACTCAAAAATATTAGcgcatatataaatataaacatTTCTTTGTGatcatcatcgtcgtcatcatcatccaATTGTTCAAATGTTCATTATTAAAACATTTCTTTTTGTTTAATGCTGTTTTTGTCAATTAAACTAGGATCAGTGGTCTTCTTTGTGAATATGccttattttcatttttattaatacccttttcttttcttttggggGATGTAGTGCGCAGGAGTTTTGTAGTGTGGGTGATGATGCTTGTCTTATTCTGTGGGATGCTCGAACTGGCACTGGCCCAGCTGTTAAGGTGACGTTCTTCTGTTCCGCAACTAATTGGATCAAGTATGTTTTTGACCGAAGTTGAGTGCATGAATGCAATATGCCTTCTTTTGTAATAACATAGCTTCAAGCAAAGAGGTGACGCCTTTGGCTTTTAATGAGACCATTGTGACTAACATGGAATTATTTACCTGTTGCATGATACTTCTGCTTCTAATTCTGTTTTCTGGAATAGTTATTCATTTCATCAGCCCAATGGATATAATGTGTTGAAAAATTGAGAGATTTGTTGGTTCTGGTCAACAATATTttgttctgtttttttttaaaaaaaaaacttcttcCAAACAGTTTTTTTTTATGGTGTACCTTTTGATCTCCTTTCTCAGGATGTGGAAGTTTTACATTCAGTATGAACTATAATGTTAAAAGTTATTTATTCTTTATTTCCAGGTTGAGAAAGCTCACAGTGGAGATGTTCATTGTGTTGATTGGAATCCCCTTGACGTTAACTATATCTTAACTGGGTATGATGGCATTAAGGCTTAATTCAACATAATTTGTGATTTTTTTTCCATTTCCATCAATTCCTTACATATTTAAATAATGAATTGATATTCCAGTTCTGCCGATAACTCTGTCCGAATGTGGGATCGTCGTAAGCTGGGTTCGGGAGGAGCTAGTTCTCCAATTCATAAATTTGAGGGCCATAAAGCTGCTGTTCTTTGTGTTCAGGCATGTCAAGATAATATTTTTGCTATTATGTTCTCTTTATGCAGATATGGTTGCCGCCTATGATGTTTTTGGATACCTTTTTGTCATAATTCTAGTCTTTTGGATTGCAGTGGTCACCTGACAGAGCATCTGTTTTTGGAAGTTCTGCGGAAGATGGTTTCTTAAACGTGTGGGATCATGAGAAGGTAACCACTCGTATAAACTGAACTAATCTTTTTCTGAAGGAAACATGCACAATTATCGGTGAAGGTGATTGGGTTCAGTTGCCTGTGATTTCTCATGTACTTCTCTGGCCTGACTAATATAAGTTTTTGTAATGGCAGGTTGGGACTAAGAAAAATACTAATGTCCCAGCTGGGCTTTTCTTCCAGCATGCTGGTCATAGGTTTGCTGTCTTTGTCTCAGATGCAAAACTAACCCTTTGTATGCTTCTGTTTTTACCATGCATTTCATAATTCATGCTGTACATCTTGGCAGGGATAAGATTGTAGACTTCCACTGGAATTCGTCAGATCCTTGGACAATTGTCAGTGTATCTGATGATGGTGAGAGCACTGGTGGAGGCGGAACACTGCAGGTACATCTCTTTCTTGCAATATTGCAAACAAGTGATTTTATAAGAGAAATATCAATTTGTATTTTCATAGTTAATTGGAGTTACAAAATCTACTAATCATTGCCTTCTATTCTTATTGTTTTGTTTGTGCAGATATGGCGCATGAGTGATTTGATCTACCGCCCTGAGGATGAAGTTCTTACAGAACTGGAGAATTTCAAGGCTCACTTGGCCAGCTGTGCTCCAAGGACTTGAGTCATGTGGTTATCTGCGGAATTCAATCCTGTGAAAACTCTGAGTAGGTGATTTAGTTTCGTGGCCATAAGTATGGCCCCAATTGACATTGGATATGTCCTCTGATGCTCCTAGAGCTGTACCCTTGAGGGGCTCGTGCCTTTGTGAGCTTGTGTTAAACCTGTTGTATGACTAAATTAGTATGTCCGCAAACACATCACAGCTGGATGTCTAGTCTGTAGGCCAACTATTGGGATATTTGCCGGATATTGTCAACAATTGTTCCAGATTTGTGTATTGGATCTGATGAGTGTTTTGCTGGCTTCTTGTGAGTGTGGGTTTATGGTCTTAGGCATATCGTTCGGTCGAAGGCCGATTGTCTGCGTGCATTTCAGCTTTGTTCTCCATGGTGTTTGCTCTGGCTGTATAGGTTCGATGCGCCTAGGCAGCTCACCTGTGCTCCCTAAACACCGTAGAGTTGTAGCGTAGTGGTAGTTTTACCTATCATTGGCTTTGCATTTGTATTAGCTGTGCCCCAGAAAGAACAAAGGGCCTGGTCCGCTGCAACAGCTGTAAAGCAGCACAACCAAACATGTCGATATTCCTTGCATTCGTCTAATAGAAAATTATAATCTTCATTTGATTCATGGATATagtttaaaaatatatttctacGATGAATTTAGTGATAATTGTTTTGGTACCACAAATATTAGTATTTTCTTTGATAAATTTAGTCAGAATTGCATTTCCTGATGAATATAATGAACTTACAATGGTTTGCGTTGATTTAAGATAAAATTAGAATTGTATTCTTTTTGGGGATGAAATAAAAACAATGGGTATCGCGTTGATTCATCATTATTCATTCCAGTGCCATCGTTCTGTTGGAACAAGTTGATCGACGGCACTAGAAGAGTTTCAGTTTGGACAAATTCCTACATCGGAACGAGAGAAAACCGACATGCATGTGCGTATGCTGTTTGGTTCATGTGTTGACGGGATTTATCCTTACTAGAAAGCGTTATTACCGTTAACGAAGTATTGACCTGCCTTGGTTGGCTGGCTTGGTTCCGACCTCAGCACAACGGCAGCCGAACAGACGACGAGAAATGCCAACTGGACGAACTGTGGAGGTCCAAGTGTCCACCTTCAGAAGAAGGCAAGATGGACGTGCTCACGTGCATATGCTGATGGGAGCACGTATCTTGCCGGGGCTTAGTTCAGGTaatgccttatttagttccgaaaagtgaaaagttttcggtaccgtagcactttcgtttgtttgtgacaaatattatccaatcatagactagactaactaggattaaaagattcgtctcgtgatttacagctaaactgtgtaattagtttttgttttcgtctatatttaatgttttatgcatgtgccacaatattcgatgtgacggagaatcttgaaaactttttgatttttagggtgaactaaacaaggcctaagtaatgTAGGTTTGAGTCAGGTTGACCTTCTCTAGTTCGGACGAACTCGCCCACCAGAATTAGGAACACTAGCATGTGACGTGTCGTATCTTCGAACGGGTGGCATATGGACGGTACCTCGCTTGCGCGTGGATATGTTCACTCGTCAGCTCGTCATGTGCCTACTGCCCTACTCCACCCTCCCGCGTACGTTTTGTCCGCTCGCTTGCCGATCCACCTCCACATCGTTTATACACTACTACTGTTCTCGTTTGAGCTTATAtgtcaacaatatttttctcgcACAACAAATCAACGAACAATGCTTACAGGCTCAAACTCTACTAGTCTACTACTGTAACTGTGCGCCAAAGCTGTGAAGCGAAACGCCTTCTCATCCATCCATATGCTTCTGTACCGTGGCGGCGTTACTCTTCTCGGTTGCCGCGGGTAAAATACACCTTCAAATCTGAAACAACTCTCTTTTGTTCGAAACAACTTCCAGTCACGAACACGCTTCTATATGGAGACTTCTGGTCACGCAGCGTCATTTgcttcttccttttttttttttttcctttttgtgtgTGAGGCGCAGCGTCAGGAAACACATACTCGGACACCGACGCATCCGGTACGCAGCTGGTTTCGGGATCTGAATCTCCATCCTGACACGGGAACAGAGGAATACTAGTGGATGGTCGGTTACCGGCCAACGACGGGAGGTGGCCAGGTGGCAAATGGCGATCCATCTCGTCTCGTGCAGGTGCATACACACACTGACACACGGGACTCGATCGGCTTCCCCTTCCTGGCAAGCATTCGCTTCTCTGTTGTCTCCCAAGACCGCCCCCCGCGCGCCCGGAAATACCTCCCGATCCGTGCGCCGCGTGACCCTCGCCTCGTCGTATAAGAGgcccgcgcgccattgccgttgCCAACACCAAGCAACCACCTGTGCGACTGCGAGAGCCGAGAGGCCACTACACAGATCGCCCACCGTCTCGCGCATCGAGACCCTTCCCCGTTCCATCCATGGACGGCGCGGACCCCGCATTCGCGGTGTCGTCTAGCCCGTGGTCGTCGCTAGTCCGCGGCTACTTCTCCCCGGCGACGCTCTTCCTCCTGCTCAacatggtcatcggcaccatcgcGCTCACGTCCCGctcccaccgccgccgccacggccaCCGCGACGATGTCGACGGCGGCCACCACTACCAGTACCAGCACCAGCACCGCGGCCACGTCCACgaccagcctcaacatcatcatcatcatcatcagtacGCTCCTCCGCCGCAGCTCGCGCGCACGTCATCCGTCATGGACCGCCTGCGCTCGCTTGGCCTCTACCGCTTCCGGTCCGGCGACTTCCCGCCCGAGTACAACCATCACCTCTCCGCGGCGACAGAggactccgccgccgccgccgccgcccactcGAGCAGCGTGATGAAGCAGGATCAAGCCCAGTACACCAGGAGCCGGTCAGAGCCCGCCAGGAGCAAGAGGCCTCCGCCGGCTCGCAAGAACAATGACAAGAAGGAAGACCATGCGGTGGTGAAGAACTCGACCTCGGTCTCGGAGGTGAAGAAGCTGGAGCGCGCCCCGGCACCGAGAGGCTTGGTAGTAAGAGAAGAGGAGGATGCGGCGGCGTCCGTGAGCGTGGACGCCAGGGCGGACGACTTCATCAACAAATTCAggcagcagctgcagctgcagcggcTCAACTCGCTGCTCAACTACAAGGAGATGCTCAACCGCGGCTTGTAGGGTGTGCCCGCGCGGTGGCCAATGCCTTCATAGTGTTTGCTGTCGAGTGTGCATGGTGTAGCACAGTTGTATAACAatggaactttttttttttgccagttTCTTTCTTCTGATGATGACTTCTGTTGTTCTGCATTGTGAATTCGAGGACGTCTGGTCACAATTTTTTTTAACACGCCGGCGCTAGAAAGATTAATACTGTTAAGTTCTAaaataaatctaaaaaaattaaaacactCATGCTAAATCAATGGTTTAAAATAATATTGTTAAACTCTAGATACGCTCGCTTCGCGTTTGTGTGTGCAACTAACTGTTGGGTCTTATGTACCTTTCAATTCGACCTCGCAGAAGGTGGGGAGGAAAATATCCAAGAGCATggagattttttttattaacaTCGCACAGTTTAGAACTGTCATGCTGAATGAATGATGATCGAGGAGAAATTAAAGCGCAGATTATTTGCTTCTTGATGACCTCTGATGATGGATCTCTTTGATACTTCTGCCAGCAAAAACGATGCGAAAGCTCGGTTCTTCTCTTTGCTGCAAGAAAAGCGATTATTCATATGCGACCATGCTTTGCCACCGCAAGTGGAAGCAACCGCAGATGCTCATTTGCAGCCAAAAAAGATTCCGATGAACTGGACATCTTTACACATCTTGAAAAACCAAAGCAGGCTTTACATAAGTGGCCCATGACAACAGAGTCCAAGGTCGCAATTAGGCTGAGAAACGGAAAAGGGCCAGTAAGGTACACCAGGAgcttctagaaaaataaaataaaaaagaagaaTGTGATATACCTTTGGACACCAATAGCTTGTAGAAAAAAGAAGAAGGTAAAAAAGAAGAAGGTGATATGCCAAAGTACCTTTGGACATCACGGTTCAAACCCTGGTATATCACcttcttcttttttattttttctagaaaacTTAGAATACATGTATGTGTGCATGTTCGGTGGTGACGGTGGTGTGGATATAGAGTGTATGAGTTGTATACGTCCTGTTATACTATGTGAAAAAAGATTGTGTCTTTTTATCGATCGATAGTTTGTGTCTGCGTGTGCTTGAAGGGGAGGAGTTAAAATTTGGACATAGGGAAGTTAGTTCAAGCTGATAACAATCATGATGACGAAATACATATACATCAATAGTATACgtaacaatcaaataaacatttATGTTACAATAGAAAAGAAAGATGGAAACCAAAAAAAAGAACACTaatattgtaaaaaaaaaaacaaaatcagtTAGCCCTAGGTCTCTATCCTTCGTCTGATCAATCCAATTCTTAAGGTGGCTACAAAAAGGATCACGATAATAACAGGGACAAAGAAGATGATATAGGAAAACCTTGATGAGAACACAATGCCTATAGATATGCCCATGAAAGTGAAATACAAGATGAGCTTGATCCTAAGTTTACACAATGACATAAGTAAGAATTTGTTGCTACCTGATGTTGTTGCTTTCAATATGCTTAGGAACAATGATAATGGTGATGTGAACTTGGGGAAGACACTTCTTATGGCCTCTACAATAGATGGAACACGGATACAACATGCACAAGATCCATCTTGGAGTGCAAGCTTATGGctggacacaagatttttttctTCCTACAACGATGTTGACCGGTGACGTTACTGAACTtgacttttttttaaaagaagTGTGACGTTACTAACACGTCTCATTACACTTAACATCTCTTTCTGATGACGAAATGGCATCATATTGGCATGTACAATGTGCAAGCTTATAAGGACTATACCACATTGAAACACCAGAGGCTAGAGAAATCTAACATCACTAAAACTGCAATTTGCACTACCTCAAAAAATATCATTCTAGATTTTAACTAAGTCAaagttttataaaaatattatatgTTCCTAAACAATTGTCGTCTTTGTTTTCCATGCCATAAGTCTAACTAGATTTATCGAAAATACATGCAATagttgtatctccaaataattttattataaaaataaattcaacaatctatctatatttttgtaccataaatattattattattatttatattattatttatatatattgaaTCAAAGTTGTTTCTCGAAAAGACAAAAACAATAGTTATTTAGGGATAGAGAAAGTATAAAAATAGGCTATACTATAAAATATATGAATGATTCTTATTCTGTAACATAAATATTTACATATATTTGATTCATGCTTGAGATTCATtgatttttttgaaagaaataGCCTCACAATAAGAGGCATGTTTTGGTCGGTTCATGTACTTCCAGAATAGCACAAAATATAAACGCATATACCCTAGCAGTCTAGCACAGAGCAAGGATACATGGCTAGCGTAGCCTACTACCATGCCACGTGAATCACGCGAAAAAGCATACTAGAGAGGCCATTAGAGCTGAAGCAAAGCAACGGCAGAAAAACAGAGCAAAATTCCCTAGGATATGACGCGTCGCCTTGACTCATCAGTGCAATGCGATTATGCGAATGCACCTGCAAGTCCGCAACCTAATTTCCGTAGTGCTGCAGCAGCCGCTCGGCCTCCCTCACACCGCTCAGGTACGCGGCGTGCGTCGTCGagtagtgcgtccggtgcgtcGCCTCGCCGGCGAACAGGACGCGAAGCGGCGGCGCACCGCCAACGTTCGACCCGCGTGGCAGCGGCTCGGCCATCCGTTCGAGGTCCTCGCCGCTGGACCCGACGGCCACGTAGCTGTAGGACCCCAGGAAGAGCGGGTCCGTTGCCCACCCGCTCCTCTTGATCCGCTTCACCCTCCACCGTGACGTCGCCTTGGCCCCGTCGCGCGGGTCCGGGGCCGGGAGGAAGGAGTCCATCGTGGCCTGGACCCCGCGGATGACCTCGTCGTCGGGGAGCGACTCGAGGTACTCGGCCTCCCGCCCGGCGAACCACGCCAGCGCGACGCTGGAGCCCCCGTGGACGGGGCAGATCGACTCGGTGCCGCGCATCCACCACGGGATCTCCGATACGTGCCCCCGGAACGCCATGTGTAGGAACGGGAACTCCGGTGGCGCAGACATGGCTAGCGGGTgttcgctgccgccgccgccgccgccacctccgTCGCCTTCCGGTTTCGCCGCTGGCACGGCCTCCAGCTCCATGAACAGCTTGTTCACGACGCCGAAGCCGAGCCTCGCGACGGCGTCGCGCTTGAACTGCGGGAGCGGTGGGTCGAAGGCGACCCCGCCCGCGGCGTGGGCGTCCTTGCCGATGCTCGCCTTGAGGACGCCCAGCGACACCGTGAGGATGACGTGGTCGGCGGTGATCGCCGTCGTCGCGCCATCCTCGGCGAAGTGAAGGCGCACGGGGGTGTCGCTCCAGTcgaggcggcggaggcggaggccgaGGCGGACGGTGCCCGGCGGGA from Sorghum bicolor cultivar BTx623 chromosome 3, Sorghum_bicolor_NCBIv3, whole genome shotgun sequence encodes the following:
- the LOC8059171 gene encoding uncharacterized protein LOC8059171, giving the protein MDGADPAFAVSSSPWSSLVRGYFSPATLFLLLNMVIGTIALTSRSHRRRHGHRDDVDGGHHYQYQHQHRGHVHDQPQHHHHHHQYAPPPQLARTSSVMDRLRSLGLYRFRSGDFPPEYNHHLSAATEDSAAAAAAHSSSVMKQDQAQYTRSRSEPARSKRPPPARKNNDKKEDHAVVKNSTSVSEVKKLERAPAPRGLVVREEEDAAASVSVDARADDFINKFRQQLQLQRLNSLLNYKEMLNRGL
- the LOC8059172 gene encoding probable polyamine oxidase 5 — its product is MVAKKPRVVVVGAGVAGLTAAHRLCAGGGDRFEVTVVEAGARAGGRVLTSEFAGHRVEMGATWIQGIDGSPVYALARDAGALACDRDAPPYERMDGSPDRVLTVAEGGEVVDADRVARPVEELYRGMMEAARAGESSGGGSVEEYLRRGLRAYQAARQGGKELEGIEDALLAMHINRERTDTSADELGDLDLAAEGEYRDFPGEHVTIPGGYSRVVDRLVAALPPGTVRLGLRLRRLDWSDTPVRLHFAEDGATTAITADHVILTVSLGVLKASIGKDAHAAGGVAFDPPLPQFKRDAVARLGFGVVNKLFMELEAVPAAKPEGDGGGGGGGGSEHPLAMSAPPEFPFLHMAFRGHVSEIPWWMRGTESICPVHGGSSVALAWFAGREAEYLESLPDDEVIRGVQATMDSFLPAPDPRDGAKATSRWRVKRIKRSGWATDPLFLGSYSYVAVGSSGEDLERMAEPLPRGSNVGGAPPLRVLFAGEATHRTHYSTTHAAYLSGVREAERLLQHYGN
- the LOC8069776 gene encoding WD-40 repeat-containing protein MSI4, whose amino-acid sequence is MKERSGSRAAVDERYAQWKSLIPVLYDWFANHNLVWPSLSCRWGPQFEKATYKNRQRLYLSEQTDGSVPNTLVIANCEVVKPRVAAAEHISQFNEEARSPFVKKYKTIVHPGEVNRIRELPQNSKIIATHTDSPDVLIWDVEAQPNRHAVLGASESRPDLILTGHKENAEFALAMCPAEPYVLSGGKDKSVVLWSIQDHISALGDSSSSPGASGSKQSGKSATEKESPKVDPRGIFHGHDSTVEDVQFCPSSAQEFCSVGDDACLILWDARTGTGPAVKVEKAHSGDVHCVDWNPLDVNYILTGSADNSVRMWDRRKLGSGGASSPIHKFEGHKAAVLCVQWSPDRASVFGSSAEDGFLNVWDHEKVGTKKNTNVPAGLFFQHAGHRDKIVDFHWNSSDPWTIVSVSDDGESTGGGGTLQIWRMSDLIYRPEDEVLTELENFKAHLASCAPRT